A single Corynebacterium resistens DSM 45100 DNA region contains:
- a CDS encoding ATP-dependent DNA helicase UvrD2, with the protein MTDILAGLDPEQLRAATAPRGPVAIIAGAGTGKTRTITHRIAHLVEGGYVNPDRVLAVTFTNRAAAELRERLARMNVARVQARTFHAAALRQLRYFWPRYAQGVEWAFLDSKFPLVARAARSQHVDTNKTMLADLLGEIEWSKSSLVVPEDYPKVMDSNRRDCPVEAEKFVRIFQAYEQLKISGERFLLDFDDLLLHMAAALETNAGIAEEFRSQYRTFVVDEYQDVTPLQQRVLDAWLGERDDLTVVGDANQTIYSFNGATPEYLLDFTRKFPEATTVRLQRDYRSTPQVVDLANKVIEKAKGRIAGSRLQLVGQRPEGPEPEFDEYSDEAAEAQAVADRIRNLIASGVPTSEIAILYRINAQSVLFENALSDLGIPYQVKNGEGFFQRREVGEGMQALFRAAERFDPQPGEVYDAALAALHLVGLTANEPSGAQERERWQSLRALADLISEMVEDNPELTLRAIMLMLRERAESKNPPRVAGVTLASIHSAKGLEWDAVFLVGLVEGTLPFHLALKGAGSEQAIEEERRLMYVGITRAREHLFLSWSQARREGGRANRRRTRFLDGLIPTSGADATLASTTAVTGAPKHACTVCGARLSTPEFKIIGRCGLHAPENDHVLVTELRQWRLNTAKSKGVPPYVVITDATLKAIVAEQPTDLNQLVRVPGIGPVKAEQFGEEIVAIVANFS; encoded by the coding sequence GTGACGGATATCCTCGCAGGGCTGGATCCGGAGCAGCTTCGCGCGGCGACGGCCCCACGCGGACCAGTAGCGATCATCGCCGGTGCTGGCACAGGTAAAACACGCACGATTACTCATCGAATCGCCCATCTTGTGGAGGGCGGTTACGTGAACCCGGACCGTGTACTTGCAGTAACGTTTACTAACCGTGCTGCCGCTGAACTCCGCGAGCGCCTCGCCCGCATGAATGTTGCGCGCGTGCAAGCACGCACCTTCCATGCAGCAGCATTGCGGCAGCTGCGTTACTTCTGGCCACGCTATGCCCAAGGCGTGGAATGGGCGTTCCTAGATTCGAAGTTCCCACTTGTAGCCCGCGCTGCTCGTAGCCAGCACGTTGATACCAATAAGACCATGCTGGCCGACTTGTTGGGTGAAATCGAATGGTCTAAATCTTCCCTTGTGGTCCCCGAGGACTATCCCAAAGTCATGGACAGTAATCGCCGGGATTGCCCAGTGGAGGCAGAGAAGTTCGTTCGCATTTTCCAAGCCTACGAACAGCTCAAAATTTCCGGCGAGCGCTTCTTGTTGGACTTCGATGATCTACTACTGCATATGGCCGCAGCGCTGGAAACCAATGCAGGTATTGCCGAGGAATTTCGCTCCCAGTACCGCACTTTTGTCGTTGATGAGTACCAGGACGTCACCCCGCTGCAGCAGCGGGTTTTAGATGCGTGGCTGGGGGAGCGCGATGACCTCACGGTGGTGGGCGATGCGAATCAGACGATTTACAGCTTCAACGGTGCGACCCCCGAGTACTTGCTGGATTTCACACGCAAGTTCCCCGAAGCCACTACGGTCCGCCTTCAGCGCGACTACCGGTCCACTCCCCAAGTAGTGGATCTGGCGAACAAGGTTATCGAGAAAGCGAAGGGCCGCATCGCCGGCTCTCGGCTACAACTGGTGGGGCAGCGCCCAGAAGGCCCGGAACCGGAATTTGATGAGTACTCGGATGAAGCCGCAGAAGCCCAAGCCGTGGCGGACCGGATTCGCAATCTCATCGCGTCCGGGGTGCCCACCAGTGAGATCGCAATTTTGTACCGCATCAATGCGCAGTCGGTTTTGTTCGAAAACGCGCTTTCGGACCTCGGCATTCCCTACCAAGTGAAAAACGGTGAGGGCTTCTTCCAACGTCGCGAGGTAGGCGAGGGCATGCAAGCTCTCTTCCGCGCAGCCGAACGCTTCGATCCTCAACCAGGTGAAGTCTACGATGCTGCACTCGCCGCACTGCATCTCGTGGGCCTCACCGCCAACGAGCCCAGCGGCGCCCAGGAACGCGAGCGCTGGCAATCCCTGCGCGCCCTCGCGGACCTGATTAGCGAAATGGTGGAGGACAATCCCGAACTCACCCTCCGCGCGATCATGCTCATGTTGCGGGAACGTGCTGAATCCAAAAACCCTCCCCGCGTCGCGGGCGTCACTCTCGCCAGCATCCACTCCGCCAAGGGTTTGGAATGGGATGCCGTATTCCTAGTCGGCCTCGTCGAAGGCACCTTGCCGTTCCACCTCGCGCTCAAGGGAGCGGGATCAGAGCAAGCCATCGAAGAAGAACGCCGCTTGATGTATGTGGGCATCACCCGCGCCCGCGAACACCTGTTCTTATCGTGGTCCCAAGCCCGCCGCGAGGGCGGTCGCGCCAACCGTCGCCGCACCCGCTTCCTAGATGGACTCATTCCCACCTCAGGGGCCGACGCCACGCTGGCATCCACCACAGCAGTCACTGGTGCCCCGAAGCATGCGTGCACGGTGTGTGGAGCGCGTCTGAGCACACCGGAATTCAAAATCATTGGACGATGCGGCCTACACGCTCCGGAAAATGATCATGTCCTAGTCACAGAGCTGCGCCAGTGGCGGCTCAATACTGCCAAGAGCAAAGGCGTGCCACCGTACGTGGTGATCACCGATGCCACGCTTAAAGCCATCGTCGCGGAACAACCCACTGACTTGAACCAATTGGTGCGGGTCCCAGGCATCGGCCCCGTCAAGGCCGAACAATTCGGTGAAGAAATCGTCGCGATTGTGGCGAACTTTAGTTAG
- a CDS encoding potassium channel family protein, translated as MSDGLRDRFRTGTEVDELPAHSLLNILRIPSPVVQSPWLLIIRRMGYALILLLVNALVAYADRDGYNDIKTFIDALYYAAVSLSTTGYGDVTPVTQQARLVNIIIITPMRVVFLILLVGTTLSVLTEESRRTFQLRRWRKKVRNHTIVIGYGTKGRSAIAALLADGVPPNQIVVIDSDREVLDNAEAKGLVTVVGSGTRSDVLKLAGVNRARAVVIAPNQDDTAVLITLSVRELAPSAMIVASVREADNSHLLRQSGADSVVVSSETAGRLMGLATVTPSVTEMMEDLLSPDEGFSIAERLVREEEVGGNPRVLEDVVLGVVRSGELYRIDSVEAETIEPGDRILFVRSNAGPEEALQQ; from the coding sequence ATGAGCGATGGCTTGCGCGACCGTTTCCGAACGGGGACGGAAGTAGACGAACTTCCAGCGCACTCACTTCTGAATATTCTGCGTATCCCCAGCCCGGTGGTGCAGTCGCCATGGCTGCTCATCATCCGGCGCATGGGATACGCACTGATTCTTCTGCTCGTCAATGCGTTGGTGGCATATGCCGATCGTGATGGCTACAACGACATCAAGACGTTTATTGATGCGCTGTACTACGCGGCGGTTTCGCTTTCTACCACTGGTTATGGCGATGTCACGCCGGTTACCCAACAGGCGCGTCTAGTTAATATCATCATCATCACGCCGATGCGCGTGGTGTTCCTGATCCTCCTCGTCGGTACGACATTGAGCGTGCTTACAGAGGAATCTCGCAGAACGTTCCAACTCAGACGATGGAGGAAGAAAGTGCGCAATCACACGATCGTGATCGGCTACGGAACCAAAGGTCGCTCTGCGATCGCCGCTCTTCTCGCCGATGGTGTGCCCCCCAACCAGATCGTTGTCATCGATAGCGACCGGGAAGTGCTGGACAACGCAGAAGCCAAGGGGCTGGTGACGGTTGTTGGCTCTGGGACGCGCTCCGACGTGCTAAAACTCGCAGGTGTGAACCGCGCACGTGCTGTCGTCATCGCACCAAACCAAGACGATACAGCGGTGCTGATTACATTGTCGGTGCGTGAACTTGCACCATCGGCGATGATTGTCGCCAGTGTTCGTGAGGCAGATAATTCGCACCTGCTACGCCAATCCGGGGCAGACTCCGTGGTTGTCTCGTCGGAAACTGCTGGCCGTCTGATGGGGCTGGCCACGGTTACGCCGTCAGTTACAGAGATGATGGAAGACCTGTTGAGTCCGGATGAAGGCTTCTCCATTGCCGAGCGCCTCGTGCGCGAAGAAGAAGTCGGTGGCAACCCCCGCGTGTTGGAAGATGTGGTGCTAGGTGTGGTGCGTTCGGGTGAGTTGTACCGTATCGACTCGGTAGAAGCGGAGACCATTGAACCCGGCGACCGCATTCTGTTTGTCCGATCCAACGCGGGCCCGGAGGAGGCCCTGCAGCAGTGA